The proteins below are encoded in one region of Belonocnema kinseyi isolate 2016_QV_RU_SX_M_011 chromosome 3, B_treatae_v1, whole genome shotgun sequence:
- the LOC117169788 gene encoding ribonuclease H1-like → MPAEDHPAQRAPATLLNLRFPSLCDETTDVYVDGACTYNKRGEPEGGIGVWFGHDHPWNISQPATGRQTNNAAEIQVAAIAAGKASENDISKLRINLDSKFLIDSYNKWIPHW, encoded by the coding sequence ATGCCTGCGGAAGATCACCCAGCTCAAAGAGCACCCGCGACACTACTCAACCTAAGGTTTCCAAGTTTATGCGATGAAACCACCGATGTATATGTAGACGGAGCGTGCACCTACAACAAAAGAGGAGAACCAGAAGGCGGGATAGGCGTATGGTTCGGCCACGATCATCCGTGGAATATATCTCAACCCGCCACAGGGAGACAAACGAACAACGCCGCAGAAATCCAAGTCGCCGCAATAGCTGCAGGAAAAGCAAGTGAAAATGATATTAGCAAACTACGAATAAACTTGGACTCAAAGTTCCTTATCGACAGTTATAATAAATGGATCCCACACTGGTAA